In the genome of Streptomyces collinus, one region contains:
- a CDS encoding MurT ligase domain-containing protein has product MAGNSDPLSPRAKLAVTAGKAVAAASRAAGRGSGSVIGGRVALKLDPDLLARLAQNLDVILVSATNGKTTTTRLIAEALRAAGPVVSNALGANMPAGITSALAGSSDARYGVIEVDEKYLAGVARDTAPKCIALLNLSRDQLDRAAETRMLAENWREGLAGSKAVVVANCDDPLVVWAASSSPNVIWVAAGQMWKDDAWSCPSCGGVMQRPGDDWFCGECGFRRPTPSWALSGDHVLDPHGSAWPIHLQLPGRANKANAASSAAVAAVFGVPPQVALERMYQVQAVAGRYDVVQFQGRDLRLLLAKNPAGWLETFSLIDPPPTPVILSVNARSADGTDTSWLWDVDYSRLTGHPICVVGDRRLDLAVRLEVADQHFQVYENLDQAVAACPPGRIEVIANYTAFQDLRRRVGN; this is encoded by the coding sequence ATGGCAGGCAACTCGGACCCGCTCTCGCCGCGGGCCAAGCTGGCCGTGACCGCGGGCAAGGCGGTCGCGGCGGCATCGCGCGCCGCAGGACGCGGCAGCGGTTCGGTGATCGGCGGCCGGGTCGCGCTGAAACTCGACCCCGACCTCCTCGCCCGGCTCGCCCAGAACCTGGACGTGATCCTGGTCTCCGCGACGAACGGCAAGACCACCACCACCCGGCTCATCGCCGAGGCCCTGCGCGCGGCGGGACCGGTCGTCTCCAACGCGCTCGGCGCCAACATGCCGGCCGGCATCACCTCGGCCCTCGCCGGCAGCTCCGACGCCCGCTACGGCGTCATCGAGGTCGACGAGAAGTACCTCGCCGGTGTCGCCCGGGACACCGCCCCGAAGTGCATCGCCCTGCTCAACCTCTCGCGCGACCAGCTCGACCGGGCCGCCGAGACCCGCATGCTCGCCGAGAACTGGCGGGAGGGACTCGCGGGTTCCAAGGCCGTGGTCGTGGCCAACTGCGACGACCCGCTGGTGGTGTGGGCGGCGTCGTCCTCCCCCAACGTGATCTGGGTCGCCGCGGGGCAGATGTGGAAGGACGACGCCTGGTCCTGCCCGTCGTGCGGCGGCGTGATGCAGCGCCCGGGCGACGACTGGTTCTGCGGCGAGTGCGGCTTCCGCCGTCCGACGCCGAGCTGGGCGCTCTCCGGCGACCACGTGCTCGACCCGCACGGCTCGGCCTGGCCGATCCACCTCCAGCTGCCCGGCCGCGCCAACAAGGCCAACGCCGCCTCCTCGGCCGCAGTCGCCGCCGTGTTCGGGGTGCCGCCGCAGGTCGCGCTGGAGCGCATGTACCAGGTGCAGGCGGTCGCCGGGCGCTACGACGTCGTCCAGTTCCAGGGCCGGGACCTGCGGCTGCTGCTCGCGAAGAACCCGGCCGGCTGGCTGGAGACGTTCTCCCTGATCGACCCGCCGCCCACCCCGGTCATCCTGTCGGTGAACGCGCGCTCCGCCGACGGCACCGACACCTCCTGGCTGTGGGACGTCGACTACTCGCGCCTGACCGGCCACCCGATCTGCGTCGTCGGCGACCGGAGACTGGACCTGGCGGTGCGCCTGGAGGTCGCCGACCAGCACTTCCAGGTCTACGAGAACCTCGACCAGGCGGTGGCGGCGTGCCCGCCGGGCCGGATCGAGGTCATCGCCAACTACACGGCGTTCCAGGACCTGCGCCGCCGCGTCGGCAACTGA
- a CDS encoding type 1 glutamine amidotransferase, whose amino-acid sequence MSDNQLRIVWIYPDLLSTYGDQGNVLVVERRAQQRGLDVARLDVRSDQPIPTSGDIYLIGGGEDRPQRLAAERLRRDGGLTRAVENGAIVFSVCAGYQILGHEFINDLGQREPGLGLLDVVSVRGEGARCVGDVLGDVDQRLGLPPLTGFENHQGVTHLGPTARPLAQVRFGNGNGTGDGTEGAYNDTVFGTYMHGPVLARNPLIADLLLKLALDVNALPPTDDRWYEALRNERIAAAQQPA is encoded by the coding sequence GTGAGCGACAACCAACTGCGCATCGTCTGGATCTATCCCGACCTGCTCAGCACCTACGGCGACCAGGGCAACGTCCTCGTCGTCGAGCGCCGGGCCCAGCAGCGCGGCCTGGACGTGGCCCGGCTGGACGTGCGCAGTGACCAGCCGATCCCGACCTCCGGCGACATCTACCTGATCGGCGGCGGCGAGGACCGGCCGCAGCGGCTCGCCGCCGAGCGGCTGCGCCGGGACGGCGGCCTGACCCGGGCCGTGGAGAACGGCGCCATCGTGTTCTCCGTGTGCGCCGGCTACCAGATCCTCGGCCACGAGTTCATCAACGACCTCGGCCAGCGCGAGCCCGGTCTCGGGCTGCTGGACGTGGTGTCGGTGCGCGGCGAGGGCGCGCGGTGCGTCGGTGACGTGCTGGGCGATGTCGACCAGCGTCTCGGCCTGCCCCCGCTGACCGGCTTCGAGAACCACCAGGGCGTCACCCACCTGGGCCCCACCGCCCGCCCCCTCGCCCAGGTGCGGTTCGGCAACGGCAACGGCACGGGCGACGGCACGGAGGGTGCGTACAACGACACCGTCTTCGGCACGTACATGCACGGGCCGGTGCTCGCGCGCAACCCGCTGATCGCGGACCTGCTGCTGAAGCTGGCCCTCGACGTCAACGCGCTGCCGCCGACCGACGACCGCTGGTACGAGGCGCTGCGCAACGAGCGGATCGCCGCTGCTCAGCAGCCCGCCTAG
- a CDS encoding 6-phosphofructokinase has protein sequence MRIGVLTSGGDCPGLNAVIRSVVHRAVVDHGDEVIGFRDGWKGLLECDYLKLDLDAVGGILARGGTILGSSRVQPSHLRDGVERAKEHVAELGLDAIIPIGGEGTLKAAKLMSDSGLPIVGVPKTIDNDIAVTDVTFGFDTAVGVATEALDRLKTTAESHQRVLVVEVMGRHTGWIALHSGMAAGAHAIVVPERPFDIEELTRRVGERFEAGKRFAIVVAAEGAKPRAGTMEFDEGGKDIYGHERFAGIARQLSVELEGRLGKEARPVILGHVQRGGTPTAYDRVLATRFGWHAVEAVHRGEFGHMTALRGTDIVMTPLAEAVETLKTVPDERYAEAETVL, from the coding sequence ATGCGCATTGGTGTCCTCACGTCCGGCGGCGACTGCCCCGGCCTGAACGCCGTCATCCGGTCCGTCGTGCACCGCGCCGTCGTCGACCACGGCGACGAGGTCATCGGCTTCCGGGACGGCTGGAAGGGCCTCCTGGAGTGCGACTACCTCAAGCTCGACCTCGACGCGGTGGGCGGCATCCTCGCCCGCGGCGGCACGATTCTCGGATCCTCCCGGGTCCAGCCCTCCCATCTGCGCGACGGTGTGGAGCGGGCCAAGGAGCATGTCGCGGAGCTCGGCCTCGACGCGATCATCCCCATCGGCGGCGAGGGCACGCTCAAGGCCGCCAAGCTGATGTCGGACAGCGGTCTGCCCATCGTGGGCGTGCCGAAGACCATCGACAACGACATCGCCGTCACGGACGTCACCTTCGGCTTCGACACGGCCGTGGGGGTGGCGACCGAGGCCCTGGACCGGCTGAAGACCACCGCCGAATCGCACCAGCGGGTCCTGGTGGTCGAGGTCATGGGCCGGCACACCGGCTGGATCGCCCTGCACTCCGGAATGGCGGCCGGCGCGCACGCCATCGTCGTCCCCGAGCGGCCCTTCGACATAGAGGAGCTGACCCGCCGGGTGGGCGAGCGGTTCGAGGCGGGCAAGCGGTTCGCGATCGTCGTCGCGGCGGAGGGGGCCAAGCCCCGGGCCGGGACCATGGAGTTCGACGAGGGCGGCAAGGACATCTACGGGCACGAGCGGTTCGCCGGGATCGCCCGGCAGCTGTCCGTGGAGCTGGAGGGACGGCTGGGGAAGGAAGCCCGGCCGGTGATCCTCGGGCACGTGCAGCGGGGCGGTACGCCGACCGCCTATGACCGGGTGCTGGCCACGCGGTTCGGTTGGCATGCGGTGGAGGCGGTGCACCGGGGTGAGTTCGGGCACATGACCGCGCTGCGCGGCACCGACATCGTGATGACGCCGCTGGCCGAGGCCGTGGAGACGCTGAAGACGGTGCCGGACGAGCGGTACGCCGAGGCGGAGACCGTTCTCTGA
- a CDS encoding cytochrome c oxidase assembly protein: MDHSGHGMTMDLPPFTLGRGLEWSADPFFLVACLAGLALYGWGVVRLVRRGDKWPVGRTVAFVLGVLSIMLMMCTQLNDYGMVMFSVHMVQHMVISMVSPILILLGAPITLALRALPTAGRGRKGPRELLLMFLHSRYMRIITHPAFTIPLFIASLYGLYFTPLFDTLMGSKPGHIAMMVHFLAVGLVFFWPIMGVDPGPHRPGYLMRMLELFAGMPFHAFFGIALMMASEPMVQTFKNPPASLGIEALSDQNAAGGIAWAFSEIPSVLVLVALLFQWYASDQRQARRTDRAADRDGDKELEAYNAYLASLNAQGR; this comes from the coding sequence ATGGATCACAGCGGGCACGGCATGACCATGGATCTGCCGCCGTTCACGCTGGGACGAGGGCTGGAGTGGTCGGCTGACCCGTTCTTCCTCGTGGCCTGCCTGGCCGGGCTGGCCCTGTACGGGTGGGGTGTCGTGCGGCTCGTCCGCCGCGGGGACAAGTGGCCCGTGGGACGGACGGTCGCCTTCGTCCTGGGCGTGCTGAGCATCATGCTCATGATGTGCACGCAGCTGAACGACTACGGCATGGTCATGTTCAGCGTGCACATGGTGCAGCACATGGTCATCAGCATGGTGTCGCCCATCCTCATCCTGCTCGGGGCGCCGATCACGCTGGCGCTGCGGGCTCTGCCGACCGCGGGACGGGGACGCAAGGGGCCGCGCGAGCTGCTGCTGATGTTCCTGCACAGCCGGTACATGCGGATCATCACGCACCCGGCGTTCACGATCCCGCTGTTCATCGCGAGCCTGTACGGGCTGTACTTCACTCCTCTCTTCGACACCCTGATGGGCTCCAAGCCGGGGCACATCGCCATGATGGTGCACTTCCTCGCCGTCGGTCTGGTGTTCTTCTGGCCGATCATGGGCGTGGACCCTGGCCCGCACCGCCCGGGCTATCTGATGCGCATGCTGGAGCTGTTCGCCGGCATGCCGTTCCACGCGTTCTTCGGGATCGCGCTGATGATGGCGTCCGAGCCGATGGTCCAGACGTTCAAGAACCCGCCCGCCTCGCTCGGCATCGAGGCGCTCTCGGACCAGAACGCGGCGGGCGGCATCGCCTGGGCGTTCAGCGAGATCCCCTCCGTGCTGGTGCTGGTGGCCCTGCTGTTCCAGTGGTACGCCTCGGACCAGCGGCAGGCCAGGCGCACGGACCGGGCCGCGGACCGCGACGGGGACAAGGAACTGGAGGCGTACAACGCCTATCTGGCCTCGCTGAACGCGCAGGGGCGCTGA
- a CDS encoding sensor histidine kinase, whose amino-acid sequence MSGFLAGLCVAVLPVLALGVWLGRRTSRAKSLAGLGTPVEHATFETLHTASLAAPPLRAGLTEETARKSARKLRSLLGTDALCLTDQGQVLVWDGDGAHHRTEIMERLAGPLETGRGEAFRLTCDSLDCSVRWAVVAPLTVDDRVHGALVACAPRESAVLVRAAGEVARWVSVQLELADLDQSRTRLIEAEIKALRAQISPHFIFNSLAVIASFVRTDPERARELLLEFADFTRYSFRRHGDFTTLAEELHAIDHYLALVRARFGDRLSVTLQIAPEVLPVTLPFLCLQPLVENAVKHGLEGKAVSSGKCHIQITAQDAGAEALVVIEDDGAGMDPGLLHRILAREASPSGGIGLSNVDDRLRQVYGDDHGLVIETAAGAGMKITVRLPKYQPGVHSAGRLTRE is encoded by the coding sequence CCACCTTCGAGACCCTGCACACCGCCTCCCTCGCCGCGCCCCCGCTGCGGGCCGGCCTGACGGAGGAGACCGCCCGTAAGTCCGCCCGTAAACTGCGCTCCCTGCTCGGCACGGACGCCCTCTGCCTCACCGACCAGGGGCAGGTCCTGGTCTGGGACGGCGACGGCGCCCACCACCGCACCGAGATCATGGAACGCCTCGCGGGCCCCCTGGAGACCGGCCGCGGCGAAGCCTTCCGGCTCACCTGCGACAGCCTCGACTGCTCGGTGCGCTGGGCGGTCGTCGCCCCCCTCACCGTCGACGACCGGGTGCACGGAGCCCTCGTCGCCTGCGCGCCACGCGAGTCGGCGGTACTGGTCCGGGCCGCCGGCGAGGTCGCCCGCTGGGTGTCGGTCCAACTGGAACTGGCCGATCTCGACCAGTCCCGCACCCGCCTCATCGAGGCCGAGATCAAGGCGCTGCGGGCGCAGATCTCCCCGCACTTCATCTTCAACTCGCTCGCGGTGATCGCCTCGTTCGTCCGCACCGACCCCGAGCGCGCCCGCGAGCTGCTCCTGGAGTTCGCCGACTTCACCCGCTACTCGTTCCGCCGGCACGGCGACTTCACCACCCTCGCCGAGGAACTCCACGCCATCGACCACTACCTGGCCCTGGTGCGGGCACGCTTCGGCGACCGCCTGTCCGTGACCCTCCAGATAGCGCCGGAGGTGCTGCCGGTGACCCTGCCGTTCCTGTGCCTGCAGCCGCTCGTCGAGAACGCCGTCAAGCACGGCCTGGAGGGCAAGGCCGTGTCCTCCGGCAAGTGCCACATCCAGATCACCGCCCAGGACGCGGGCGCCGAGGCCCTCGTCGTCATCGAGGACGACGGCGCCGGCATGGACCCCGGCCTGCTGCACCGCATCCTCGCCCGCGAGGCCAGCCCCTCGGGCGGCATCGGCCTCTCCAACGTCGACGACCGGCTCCGCCAGGTCTATGGCGACGACCACGGGCTCGTCATCGAGACCGCCGCGGGAGCCGGCATGAAGATCACCGTCCGGCTCCCGAAATACCAGCCGGGCGTGCACTCGGCGGGGCGGCTGACCAGGGAGTGA